A stretch of Mauremys reevesii isolate NIE-2019 linkage group 25, ASM1616193v1, whole genome shotgun sequence DNA encodes these proteins:
- the LOC120391386 gene encoding breast cancer anti-estrogen resistance protein 3 homolog translates to MDLAKETLRKELEEELKLSTDELRSHAWYHGCLPRKEAESLLGEDGDFLIRDSGSSQGDYVLSCRWQGETLHFKIIRVVLRPRLGYSRTLFQFEQDQFDNVPALVRFYVGNRTPVSETSGAVISRPVNRDVPLRWLQERYGATSRLCLDGQEPTKGDTAPRRLSLRRLTAGEKVTDGNLLRVKDRSGSHPTGLDQLGQRPSLYTAQSDSNLRTGSPEAPAGTQERSELPPPSPVFRTGSDPVLRPTAPRCLDPEGGAALSGSEGQLHSKAPPKPLRAPSMLVGDASQEQLSTYCELVPKAPAGLRSHVARLHTEEKWRGRARATDTAFGFLEDGDEVAPLPRPRRYEEEMEGFVRPLLETASSFQPHSFHSLLLPPDNKPLEPGALKRLKDLFDRHDCRTMALHILYIDCLAGRITGVTREQERAMGVSSGLELITLPHGHQLRLDLLERHHLIALGIAVDILGCTGAVAERAATLHKIVQLAVELKGSAGDLFALSAVMKGLQLPQIARLDQTWQKLRQSHTESAITFEKDLKPLVKRLNQGEGISSPGEVAVPHLLPLLSLMEGEQLWGDHEESCDLLLRTLESARSIATSAGAYKATAEAKLQGFQATPELLEAFQTEFALRLFWGSKGAAADRAERYRKFDAILTVLSQKLEPAGKTEP, encoded by the exons ATGGACTTGGCCAAGGAGACGCTCaggaaggagctggaggaggagctgaagCTCAGCACGGACGAGCTGCGGAGCCACGCGTGGTACCACGGCTGCCTGCCCCGGAAG GAGGCCGAGTCCCTGCTGGGGGAGGACGGGGATTTCCTGATCCGGGACTCAGGCTCCAGCCAGGGGGACTACGTGCTGTCGTGCCGCTGGCAGGGCGAGACCCTGCACTTCAAGATCATCCGGGTGGTGCTGCGCCCTCGCCTGGGCTACTCCCGCACCCTCTTCCAGTTCGAGCAGGACCAGTTTGACAACGTGCCGGCCCTGGTGCGCTTCTACGTGGGCAACCGCACGCCCGTCTCAGAGACCTCGGGCGCTGTGATCTCCCGGCCCGTCAACCGGGACGTGCCGCTGCGCTGGCTGCAGGAGCGCTACGGGGCCACCAGCCGGCTCTGTCTGGACGGGCAGGAGCCGACCAAGGGGGACACGGCTCCCCGCAGACTCAGCCTCCGCAGACTCACCGCTGGAGAGAAGGTGACAGACGGGAACCTGCTCCG AGTGAAAGACAGGAGTGGGAGCCACCCCACCGGGCTGGATCAGCTGGGCCAGAGACCCTCCCTCTACACGGCGCAGTCAGACAGTAACCTACGGACAG GCAGCCCGGAAGCTCCAGCCGGCACCCAGGAACGGAGCGAGCTCCCGCCCCCCTCGCCCGTCTTCCGCACTGGCAGCGACCCCGTGCTGCGGCCCACCGCCCCCCGGTGCCTGGACCCCGAGGGGGGTGCAGCCCTGAGCGGCTCGGAGGGGCAGCTGCACTCCAAGgctccccccaagcccctgcGGGCCCCCTCCATGCTGGTGGGCGACgcctcccaggagcagctcagcACCTACTGTGAGCTGGTGCCCAAAGCCCCGGCCGGCCTGCGGAGCCACGTGGCTCGGCTGCACACCGAGGAGAAGTGGCGTGGCCGGGCCCGGGCCACGGACACGGCCTTTGGCTTCCTCGAGGACGGGGACGAGGTGGCGCCGCTCCCCCGGCCGCGCCGCTatgaggaggagatggagggctTTGTGCGCCCCCTACTGGAGACAGCCTCCtccttccagccccacagcttccactcgctcctcctgccccccgacAACAAGCCTCTGGAGCCTGGCGCCCTCAAACGGCTCAAGGACCTTTTCGACCGACATGACTGCCGGACCATGGCGCTGCATATCCTCTACATAGACTGTCTG GCTGGCAGGATCACTGGGGTGACGAGGGAGCAGGAGCGGGCGATGGGGGTGAGCTCGGGTCTGGAGCTGATCACCCTGCCTCACGGGCACCAGCTGCGTCTGGACCTGTTGGAAAG GCACCATCTCATTGCCCTGGGCATCGCTGTGGACATCCTGGGCTGCACGGGGGCCGTGGCGGAGCGAGCCGCCACCCTGCACAAGATCGTCCAGCTGGCCGTGGAGCTGAAGGGCTCGGCTGGGGACCTGTTCGCTCTGTCGGCCGTGATGAAGGGCCTGCAGCTGCCCCAG ATTGCGCGGCTGGATCAGACGTGGCAGAAGCTGCGGCAGAGCCACACCGAGAGCGCCATCACCTTCGAGAAGGACCTCAAGCCCCTCGTGAAACGCCTCAACCAGGGGGAAG GGATCTCCTCCCCAGGAGAGGTCGCCGTCCCGCACCTCCTGCCTCTCCTCAGCCTCATGGAAGGGGAGCAGCTCTGGGGCGACCATGAGGAGAGCTGCGACCTCCTCCTACGCACGCTGGAGTCCGCCCGCTCCATCGCCACCAGCGCCGGGGCCTACAAAGCCACCGCAGAGGCTAAGCTCCAAG GATTCCAAGCCACGCCGGAGCTCCTTGAAGCTTTCCAAACCGAGTTCGCGCTCCGCTTATTCTGGGGCAGCAAAGGAGCGGCCGCGGACCGGGCCGAGCGCTACAGGAAATTCGACGCCATCCTCACGGTGCTGTCCCAGAAACTAGAACCAGCGGGGAAAACGGAGCCCTGA